Proteins encoded within one genomic window of Rhizobium acidisoli:
- a CDS encoding FAD-dependent monooxygenase has protein sequence MSMNIEKVEIAVIGAGLGGAAAAALLAGAGFSVHSFEQAPAFTRLGAGIHIGPNVMKIFRRIGIEKKLEQIGSHPDFWFSRDGMTGDYLSRIPLGDYGRKEYGASYITIHRGDMHAVQIDALPQDKVHFGHRLTGIEERETDVLLTFENGRRVAAGLVVGADGINSMIRDMLLGPEKPRFSGWVGHRALVNMDKLRNSGLEFEACVKWWWEASRHIMAYATKGDGSEYYYVTGVPVDGWEHETSFVDSSREEMEAIFGGSHPMVQALVDATETVTKWPFWNRDPLNIWSRGRLVMLGDACHPMRPHMAQGACMAIEDAAILTRCLEESGMAGYKDAFSLYEATRRERATKVQTISNANTWLKQPEDPAWVYAYDPLTAALG, from the coding sequence ATGAGCATGAACATTGAGAAGGTCGAGATCGCGGTCATCGGAGCGGGCCTTGGCGGCGCTGCGGCAGCAGCCCTGCTGGCCGGCGCCGGGTTCTCCGTGCATAGCTTCGAACAGGCCCCCGCCTTTACGCGTCTGGGCGCCGGCATTCACATTGGCCCGAACGTGATGAAAATCTTCCGCCGCATCGGCATTGAGAAGAAGCTGGAGCAGATCGGCTCCCATCCGGATTTCTGGTTCTCCCGTGATGGCATGACTGGCGACTATCTCTCGCGCATTCCTCTCGGCGATTATGGCCGCAAGGAATACGGCGCCTCCTACATCACCATCCACCGCGGCGACATGCATGCCGTCCAGATAGATGCGCTGCCGCAGGACAAGGTCCATTTCGGCCACCGCCTGACCGGCATCGAGGAGCGCGAGACCGACGTGCTGCTCACATTCGAGAACGGACGGCGCGTTGCTGCCGGTCTTGTCGTCGGCGCCGACGGCATCAATTCCATGATCCGCGACATGCTGCTCGGGCCTGAAAAACCCCGCTTCTCCGGCTGGGTCGGACATCGCGCCCTCGTCAACATGGACAAGCTGCGTAATTCCGGCCTGGAGTTCGAAGCCTGCGTCAAGTGGTGGTGGGAGGCCTCTCGCCACATCATGGCCTATGCCACCAAGGGCGACGGCAGCGAATACTATTATGTCACCGGCGTGCCGGTAGACGGTTGGGAGCATGAAACCAGCTTCGTCGACAGTTCCCGAGAGGAGATGGAAGCGATATTCGGAGGATCCCATCCGATGGTGCAGGCCCTGGTGGATGCGACCGAAACCGTCACGAAATGGCCATTCTGGAACCGCGATCCCTTAAACATCTGGAGTCGCGGCCGTCTCGTCATGTTGGGTGACGCATGCCACCCCATGCGTCCGCATATGGCGCAGGGCGCTTGTATGGCCATTGAGGACGCAGCGATCCTCACGCGATGCCTCGAAGAAAGCGGCATGGCAGGGTATAAAGACGCCTTCTCGCTCTATGAAGCCACACGACGTGAACGGGCCACCAAGGTGCAGACAATATCGAACGCCAACACTTGGCTGAAGCAGCCGGAAGATCCTGCTTGGGTCTATGCCTACGACCCGCTAACCGCCGCCCTCGGCTGA
- a CDS encoding molybdopterin cofactor-binding domain-containing protein translates to MAESLPPGSLSIYDEFSAGPAVFLRMDERGVAIGYNGHVDLGTGIDTALSQIVAEELDLPLSAVHMVLGDTASTPDQGPTIASETIQVAAIPLRLAAAQARVFLAAEAARRFNAPIDGIAIEAGCVGWQDKSCSYGDLIAGQDVALKLDRTTPVKPPANYRIVGHRTGRRDLSDKLHGTHPYIHDVDIAGMVHGHVIRPPYAGRDSGAFVGHSLIRYDEAAVRNLPGFIAVVRHGDFLGVVAERADQAQLIAEALPAHWHLPPDIPDMADLRQTLKDHPSTPRSLDRAGDFGRAIAECDVARQRTYVWPYHEHGSIGPSCAIADWNGGTPLVWSGTQNPHMLRDDLAVLVGVPTERIEIRRYQAAGCYGRNCADDVCGDALLLSRATSRPVRVQLTRAQEHLWEPKGAAQLMEVNGGLKAGALHAYAIDTWYPSNRGPNLSLLLTGRTSSEARPSDMGDRTIIPPYRIPHRRITVHDMAPIVRAAWMRGVSALPNTFAHESFVDEMAYEAGEDPVAFRLRHLDDPREADLVRRTAEQAGWAERVGPRLRREGRMAFGQGFAFATYVHGTFPGTAAASAAWVVDVAVDTETGEVALTRIFIGQDQGLVINPDGVRQQIHGNAIQTASRVLLEEVTFNEISPTPRSWAAYPIQTFPAVPEIETMLIARPDDPPLGVGESVAVPSAAAIANAIFDATGVRMREVPFTPEKMRAALAALGNMPALAAAEARPLRNRSPLRKKLLGLSAVIGGMLAMGTIALPLNRSIAPSAAPASGIFSKEALERGRQVFALGNCATCHTAEGGLPNAGGRPMVTPFGTVYSTNITPEPETGLGRWSFEAFERAMRHGISRDGHNLYPAFPYTSFARINSEDMLSLYAYIQTLTPVRQETLTSRMIAPTNLRPALAAWNWLYHDAAPFTPDPVRSETWNRGKYLVEAAGHCSACHAPRNIAGAELPELTGAMIKGWYAPALAGPPAAARGWNEDTLFSYLRRGHSEAATASGPMAEVAASLTALPDGDIRAMATYLASLSGIDAAPAASVPEARLAPSRASRIYESACAVCHEPALAGTVTAALAPISRSAALRAPVPDALFSVLDEGLKAPDGLDLRDMPSFNGEFTDTEREALASYLRQRFAPDLPPW, encoded by the coding sequence ATGGCTGAAAGTCTTCCCCCCGGCAGCCTCTCGATCTATGACGAATTCTCTGCCGGCCCGGCCGTCTTCCTGAGAATGGACGAGCGTGGTGTTGCCATTGGTTACAACGGCCACGTGGATCTTGGCACCGGCATCGACACGGCGCTCTCCCAGATCGTCGCGGAGGAACTGGACCTGCCGTTGAGTGCGGTGCATATGGTGCTTGGCGATACGGCTTCGACCCCGGACCAAGGGCCGACCATCGCGTCCGAAACGATCCAGGTCGCCGCCATTCCGCTGCGCCTGGCAGCCGCGCAGGCCCGCGTCTTCCTGGCGGCGGAGGCTGCCCGTCGCTTCAACGCCCCAATAGATGGCATCGCGATCGAGGCAGGCTGCGTCGGCTGGCAAGACAAATCCTGTAGTTATGGTGACCTGATTGCCGGACAGGATGTTGCGCTCAAGCTCGACCGGACAACTCCGGTCAAGCCTCCGGCGAACTATCGCATCGTCGGCCACAGGACGGGACGCCGTGACCTTTCGGACAAGCTGCACGGGACACATCCCTACATTCATGATGTAGACATTGCGGGTATGGTGCACGGCCATGTCATCCGGCCGCCTTATGCCGGACGCGACAGCGGAGCCTTCGTCGGACACAGCCTCATCCGTTACGACGAAGCCGCCGTGCGAAACCTTCCCGGTTTCATCGCGGTCGTCCGCCACGGCGATTTCCTTGGTGTGGTGGCAGAGCGGGCCGACCAGGCCCAACTCATCGCGGAGGCCTTGCCGGCGCATTGGCACCTGCCGCCTGACATCCCTGACATGGCCGATCTGCGCCAGACGCTGAAGGATCATCCCTCCACGCCGCGCAGTCTTGATCGTGCCGGCGACTTTGGCCGGGCTATTGCCGAATGCGACGTGGCCCGGCAACGCACCTATGTCTGGCCTTATCACGAACACGGTTCCATCGGCCCGTCCTGCGCCATTGCCGACTGGAACGGCGGCACGCCGCTCGTCTGGTCCGGCACGCAGAACCCGCACATGCTGCGCGATGATCTGGCCGTCCTTGTCGGAGTGCCGACTGAGCGGATCGAAATCCGCCGCTATCAGGCTGCCGGCTGCTACGGGCGCAATTGCGCCGACGATGTTTGCGGCGACGCGTTGCTTCTGTCGCGCGCCACCAGCCGGCCAGTCAGGGTCCAGCTCACCCGCGCGCAGGAGCATCTTTGGGAGCCCAAAGGCGCCGCGCAACTCATGGAGGTGAACGGCGGGCTAAAGGCCGGCGCGCTGCATGCCTATGCCATCGACACCTGGTATCCATCCAACCGGGGGCCGAACCTGTCGCTGCTGCTGACAGGCCGCACCAGCTCGGAGGCGCGACCTTCCGACATGGGCGACCGCACCATTATCCCGCCTTATCGGATCCCTCACAGGCGCATCACGGTGCATGACATGGCGCCGATCGTGCGGGCTGCATGGATGCGCGGTGTTTCCGCCCTGCCCAACACCTTTGCCCATGAGAGTTTCGTGGATGAAATGGCTTACGAGGCGGGCGAGGATCCGGTTGCCTTCCGGCTGCGTCATCTCGACGATCCGCGGGAGGCCGATCTTGTCCGCCGCACGGCCGAACAGGCAGGATGGGCGGAGCGCGTCGGTCCGCGCCTGCGTCGCGAAGGTCGTATGGCCTTCGGTCAGGGTTTTGCCTTCGCCACCTATGTGCATGGCACCTTCCCCGGCACGGCGGCGGCTTCCGCCGCCTGGGTGGTGGATGTCGCTGTGGACACGGAAACCGGCGAGGTCGCGCTCACCCGCATCTTCATCGGCCAGGATCAGGGACTCGTCATCAATCCGGATGGCGTGCGCCAGCAGATCCATGGCAATGCCATTCAGACGGCAAGCCGGGTGCTGCTCGAGGAAGTCACCTTCAACGAAATTTCTCCCACACCGCGAAGCTGGGCGGCTTATCCGATCCAGACTTTTCCTGCCGTGCCCGAAATCGAGACCATGCTGATCGCGCGGCCGGACGATCCTCCGCTCGGCGTTGGCGAAAGCGTGGCGGTGCCGAGTGCGGCGGCCATCGCCAATGCTATTTTCGACGCCACGGGCGTGCGCATGCGCGAAGTGCCGTTTACACCGGAGAAAATGCGCGCAGCGCTCGCAGCTTTGGGGAACATGCCCGCCCTCGCCGCCGCGGAGGCTCGCCCGCTCCGGAACCGAAGCCCGCTGCGCAAGAAACTGCTCGGGCTTAGCGCCGTCATCGGCGGCATGCTTGCGATGGGTACCATCGCCCTGCCGCTCAATCGGTCCATTGCTCCTTCCGCTGCGCCTGCGTCCGGCATTTTCTCCAAGGAGGCACTCGAACGTGGCCGGCAGGTGTTTGCCCTTGGTAACTGCGCCACATGTCACACCGCCGAGGGTGGGTTGCCCAATGCGGGTGGACGCCCAATGGTCACCCCCTTCGGCACGGTCTATTCCACCAATATTACCCCCGAGCCGGAAACAGGTCTTGGCCGGTGGAGTTTCGAGGCGTTCGAGCGTGCGATGCGTCATGGTATCAGCCGCGACGGCCATAACCTCTACCCGGCCTTCCCCTACACGTCCTTTGCCAGGATCAACAGCGAGGACATGCTCTCGCTTTACGCCTACATCCAGACGCTGACGCCCGTGCGCCAGGAAACGCTAACGTCACGGATGATCGCTCCGACCAACCTGCGCCCGGCCCTCGCCGCCTGGAACTGGCTCTATCATGACGCCGCGCCCTTCACGCCCGATCCGGTCCGTAGCGAGACATGGAACCGCGGCAAATATCTGGTCGAGGCGGCGGGCCACTGTTCTGCCTGCCACGCTCCGCGCAATATCGCCGGCGCAGAACTGCCCGAGCTGACCGGAGCCATGATCAAGGGCTGGTATGCCCCGGCCCTTGCCGGGCCGCCGGCCGCCGCCCGCGGCTGGAACGAGGACACGCTGTTTTCCTATCTGCGCCGCGGGCATTCCGAAGCAGCAACGGCATCCGGCCCGATGGCGGAAGTCGCCGCCAGCCTTACCGCCCTGCCCGATGGTGATATCCGCGCTATGGCCACGTATCTGGCCTCATTGAGCGGAATTGATGCCGCACCCGCCGCGTCCGTGCCTGAGGCCAGACTTGCACCCTCGCGGGCCAGCCGGATTTACGAAAGCGCCTGCGCCGTCTGCCATGAGCCCGCGCTTGCCGGGACAGTCACGGCGGCTCTTGCGCCGATCAGCCGGTCGGCGGCACTGCGCGCGCCCGTGCCCGATGCCCTCTTCTCCGTTCTGGACGAGGGTCTGAAGGCGCCGGACGGGCTGGATCTGCGCGACATGCCGTCCTTTAACGGCGAATTCACAGACACGGAACGGGAGGCCCTCGCTAGCTATCTGCGGCAGCGCTTCGCCCCCGATTTGCCACCCTGGTAG
- a CDS encoding (2Fe-2S)-binding protein, giving the protein MTNTLELTVNGTARLLQHPGERTLLDVLRDELGLKGAKYGCGKAQCGACTVLIDGSPARACVLRAKRAVGHDVTTLEGLSDSVTGALSLVQKAFLECEGAQCGYCLNGMVMTAAALLQNNPSPTREDIRAALRHNLCRCGTHLEIIASVERAAELMRGAQHG; this is encoded by the coding sequence ATGACGAATACGCTCGAACTGACGGTCAATGGGACAGCGCGCCTCCTTCAGCATCCCGGGGAACGAACACTTCTCGACGTCTTGAGAGATGAGCTCGGTCTCAAGGGGGCAAAGTATGGCTGCGGAAAGGCGCAATGCGGCGCCTGCACCGTGCTCATCGACGGTTCGCCGGCACGGGCCTGTGTGCTGCGTGCAAAACGTGCCGTTGGACATGACGTTACCACGCTCGAAGGCCTATCCGATTCTGTGACCGGAGCTCTTTCTTTGGTCCAGAAGGCCTTTCTCGAGTGCGAAGGCGCGCAATGTGGATACTGCCTAAACGGGATGGTTATGACCGCCGCCGCTCTCCTGCAAAATAACCCGTCACCGACGCGAGAAGACATTCGCGCGGCTCTGCGCCACAATCTTTGTCGTTGCGGAACGCATCTGGAGATCATCGCTTCGGTCGAACGCGCGGCCGAGCTGATGCGTGGAGCCCAGCATGGCTGA
- a CDS encoding MarR family winged helix-turn-helix transcriptional regulator, producing the protein MVDPNENYVLDEQVGFLLRLAYQRHMALFMERMTGGLTPTQFSTLYRLREASGPLSQNALGRLVGMDGATTKGVVSRLLARDLIHVEKDGEDRRRYTLFITDTGRRLLDAVLPDVKGSSETTLAPLAPSEREQLLQLLKRLI; encoded by the coding sequence ATGGTCGACCCGAACGAAAATTACGTCCTTGACGAGCAAGTCGGCTTCTTGCTCCGTCTCGCCTATCAGAGGCATATGGCCCTCTTCATGGAGCGCATGACGGGCGGATTGACCCCGACGCAATTCTCCACACTCTACCGGCTGCGTGAGGCGTCGGGGCCGCTTTCCCAAAACGCTCTGGGCCGTCTTGTCGGGATGGATGGCGCCACCACGAAGGGCGTCGTGTCGCGCCTGCTGGCGAGAGATCTGATCCATGTGGAGAAGGACGGCGAAGATCGAAGACGCTATACGCTTTTCATCACCGACACCGGTCGCCGGCTGCTCGATGCAGTGCTGCCGGACGTGAAAGGCAGCAGCGAGACTACGCTTGCCCCTTTAGCGCCTTCGGAAAGGGAGCAACTTCTGCAGTTGCTGAAACGCCTGATATAA
- a CDS encoding TetR/AcrR family transcriptional regulator yields the protein MADQKLQTKNRSPGRPPRTDSFGKASDLRDSILDHAELAFAEAGFEGANLREIASLAGVNQALIRYYFGSKADLFDECFRRRGGVLAGHRHVNLDRLLEISENPSVEDLVFAYLKPQWDMKYSSPNGAAFVAMQARLHAEPEEHALRLRREVYDASVKRYISALSQALPQVPKDIISVRMAFLVGAYLFMLNDLGRISDLTEGHLTSFGKDEMLDQLVRFLAAGLRAPV from the coding sequence GTGGCCGACCAAAAGCTCCAAACAAAAAACCGCAGTCCGGGGCGACCTCCGAGAACCGATAGCTTTGGGAAGGCCTCCGATTTGCGCGACAGTATTTTGGATCATGCCGAATTGGCGTTCGCGGAAGCGGGCTTCGAAGGTGCCAATCTGCGGGAAATCGCCTCTCTTGCGGGGGTCAATCAGGCGCTGATCCGGTATTATTTCGGCTCGAAGGCCGACCTCTTCGATGAATGCTTCAGGCGGCGCGGCGGAGTTTTGGCGGGACATAGACACGTCAACCTGGATCGGCTTTTAGAGATCAGCGAAAACCCATCGGTCGAGGATCTTGTTTTTGCCTACCTCAAACCACAGTGGGACATGAAGTATTCGAGCCCCAATGGCGCAGCCTTCGTCGCGATGCAGGCGCGGCTGCATGCTGAGCCTGAGGAGCATGCTCTACGTCTTCGAAGGGAAGTCTACGACGCTTCGGTCAAGCGCTATATATCGGCGCTTTCACAGGCGCTGCCTCAGGTTCCCAAGGACATCATCAGCGTGCGTATGGCCTTTCTTGTCGGCGCATATCTTTTCATGCTCAACGACTTGGGGCGCATCAGCGATCTCACCGAAGGTCATCTGACATCCTTCGGCAAGGACGAAATGCTCGACCAGCTCGTCCGTTTCCTTGCAGCGGGACTGCGCGCACCCGTCTAG
- a CDS encoding maleate cis-trans isomerase family protein: METEIPALLRAREMIAPERFTFHSSRMRMKHVTKEELAAMDADSDRCALELSDARVDVMGYACLVAIMAMGLGYHRQSQARLHGITVANGNPAPVVTSAGALVDGLKAIGAKRIALVAPYMKPLTELVVSYIRNEGIEVSDWRALEIPDNLAVAAHDPMNLPEIVKGMKTDDVDVVVVSACVQMPSLPAVSMVEAMTGKPVLTAAIATTWQMLQALDLNRRVPGGGTLLSGAY; encoded by the coding sequence ATGGAGACGGAAATCCCGGCGCTGCTGCGTGCACGCGAGATGATCGCGCCCGAACGCTTCACCTTTCATTCCTCGCGCATGCGGATGAAGCACGTGACGAAGGAGGAACTGGCGGCCATGGACGCAGACAGCGACCGCTGCGCGCTAGAACTTTCCGATGCCCGGGTCGATGTGATGGGTTACGCCTGTCTGGTGGCAATCATGGCGATGGGGCTCGGATATCATCGCCAAAGTCAGGCGCGCCTGCATGGCATCACGGTCGCGAACGGCAATCCGGCACCCGTGGTGACGTCTGCCGGAGCGCTCGTAGACGGCCTAAAGGCTATCGGCGCCAAGCGCATCGCACTGGTGGCGCCCTACATGAAGCCGCTCACAGAGTTGGTCGTTTCCTACATTCGTAACGAAGGGATCGAAGTCTCGGACTGGCGCGCCCTGGAAATCCCGGACAACTTGGCCGTGGCCGCGCATGACCCGATGAACCTGCCGGAAATCGTCAAAGGCATGAAAACCGACGACGTGGATGTCGTGGTGGTTTCGGCTTGCGTCCAGATGCCGTCGTTGCCGGCCGTTTCCATGGTCGAGGCGATGACGGGCAAGCCGGTTCTGACGGCCGCCATTGCCACCACCTGGCAGATGCTGCAGGCCCTTGATCTCAATAGGCGGGTACCGGGCGGCGGCACGCTGCTGTCCGGCGCCTATTGA